In Paenibacillus sp. BIC5C1, a genomic segment contains:
- a CDS encoding LacI family DNA-binding transcriptional regulator — MPKLKDIAERVGVSISTVSRAISNDTNRPVNEGTKRKIREAALELGYNLDESTKSIGKEITSAKRIACIVPQILMDDHPYFAQVLTGFHVKMTELGLPPAIVRTCEELGDTERIKMMLQETGTQGIVAISWYDEKLFEMLEQENITVLGVSLNDERLNVPVVDCDRIFSARTAVRHLIEQGHTRIGFIGGPAYSEQIESEERYVGYKFAMLEANLNLNEHWIINTNWNVNLSYSRLTDLLTKTPKSDWPTAIFCASDMLAIPAMRAVVEQNGRIPQDIAFVGMDNISMAQYTTPPLTSVQVPKYEIGKVAAQLINDYLEGRYSSLHKVLLPSTLIVRESSVYDRTND; from the coding sequence ATGCCAAAATTAAAAGATATCGCAGAACGTGTAGGCGTATCCATATCAACGGTTTCGCGTGCGATCAGCAATGATACCAATCGACCGGTCAATGAAGGGACAAAGCGAAAAATTAGAGAAGCTGCTCTTGAGTTGGGATACAATTTGGATGAATCCACCAAATCCATTGGCAAAGAGATTACCTCAGCCAAACGGATAGCTTGTATCGTGCCACAGATTTTGATGGATGATCATCCGTACTTTGCACAGGTACTGACTGGTTTTCACGTTAAAATGACGGAACTGGGGCTGCCTCCAGCAATTGTCCGCACTTGCGAAGAACTTGGTGACACCGAACGGATAAAGATGATGCTTCAGGAAACGGGTACTCAAGGTATAGTCGCAATCAGCTGGTACGATGAAAAATTGTTTGAGATGCTTGAGCAAGAGAATATCACTGTACTGGGTGTAAGTCTCAATGACGAAAGGCTTAATGTACCGGTCGTTGACTGTGACCGAATATTTTCTGCCCGCACAGCAGTCCGTCATTTGATCGAGCAGGGCCATACCCGGATTGGGTTTATCGGTGGCCCCGCATATTCGGAACAAATAGAGAGCGAAGAAAGGTATGTCGGTTATAAATTTGCCATGCTGGAAGCAAACCTGAATCTGAATGAACATTGGATTATCAACACCAACTGGAATGTGAATCTCAGCTACAGCAGACTGACGGATCTCCTGACCAAGACGCCCAAGTCTGATTGGCCGACGGCAATTTTTTGTGCAAGTGATATGCTCGCTATTCCTGCCATGCGGGCAGTGGTTGAACAAAATGGCCGTATTCCTCAAGATATCGCATTCGTGGGCATGGATAATATTTCTATGGCGCAGTATACGACACCACCTCTGACATCCGTGCAAGTTCCCAAATATGAGATCGGCAAAGTGGCGGCACAATTAATTAACGATTATCTGGAAGGACGTTATTCATCTCTGCATAAAGTGTTGTTGCCTAGCACCCTTATTGTACGGGAATCATCTGTTTATGATCGTACAAATGACTAG
- a CDS encoding sugar ABC transporter permease, translating into MAKLVDSVQVNAIPSARKRALHRTNVIGWLFASPWVIGLLCFYAIPMLMSIYFSFTTYSILQPGEFVGMSNYIDLFHDPLFWKSIYNTLYFTVFFVPLSIFFGVALAMMLNMKVKGMAIFRTIFFLPTLVPQVALAVLWMWLLHPNFGLVNGMLANIGIDGPSWLGGESWSKPSLILMSLWGIGQAVVIYLAGLGDIPDEYYEAAQIDGANWFQKTRKVTLPLLTPVIFYNLVMGMIGAFQQFTLPYTLTKGQGTPANSMTFYVMYLYENGFRYFKMGYASAMAWILFIIVMALTGIIFITSKRWVHYQGK; encoded by the coding sequence ATGGCGAAACTGGTCGATTCAGTTCAAGTAAACGCAATTCCATCGGCAAGGAAACGAGCACTCCACAGAACTAACGTGATTGGGTGGCTGTTTGCTTCACCTTGGGTTATAGGGCTGCTATGCTTTTATGCAATTCCGATGCTAATGTCCATCTACTTCAGCTTCACTACTTACAGCATTCTGCAGCCTGGTGAATTTGTCGGAATGAGTAATTATATAGATCTATTTCATGATCCTCTGTTTTGGAAATCCATATACAACACGCTTTATTTCACCGTATTTTTTGTTCCATTAAGTATATTTTTTGGTGTGGCACTCGCTATGATGTTGAATATGAAGGTCAAGGGGATGGCTATATTCAGAACGATCTTTTTCTTGCCTACACTTGTTCCACAAGTGGCTTTGGCTGTTCTGTGGATGTGGCTGTTACATCCAAACTTCGGATTGGTGAACGGGATGTTAGCGAATATCGGTATCGATGGGCCTTCTTGGCTTGGTGGTGAGTCATGGTCCAAGCCTTCGCTCATTTTGATGTCGCTTTGGGGTATTGGGCAAGCCGTCGTCATCTACCTTGCTGGATTAGGAGACATCCCTGATGAGTACTATGAAGCAGCGCAGATCGATGGAGCTAACTGGTTTCAGAAAACGAGAAAGGTAACCCTGCCTTTGCTCACTCCCGTTATTTTCTATAACCTTGTTATGGGAATGATCGGTGCATTTCAACAGTTTACTCTTCCCTATACGTTGACCAAAGGGCAAGGAACTCCTGCAAATTCCATGACTTTTTACGTCATGTATTTATATGAGAACGGATTCAGGTATTTCAAAATGGGTTATGCCTCCGCAATGGCCTGGATCTTATTTATTATCGTTATGGCATTAACCGGAATTATTTTTATTACGTCTAAACGCTGGGTTCATTATCAAGGGAAATAA
- a CDS encoding GntR family transcriptional regulator produces the protein MELHLYEQIYVSIVQEIKEGRLKEGDRVSSEKELAEKFGVSRITSKKALEKLADSGVIKRIQGKGSYVSDGIIGGQEPKHYSEVKTTLVPEDDKRLIGFIIPNFSDEFGLQLLRSMEKRSAEHNYQLIIKRTCGDRDEEKRAIDLFIGLGIKGLIVTPIHGQHYNSELLRLVLDRFPIVLVDRYLKGIPVCSVYTDNKKAAMDLTRHLISKGHKKIAFLSPPEENTSTLEERLLGYTFAFTQEGMNLNKDYVLTNLKGTLPMNINGTAIESDKETVMHFLKQNPDVKAFVASEFLIATMLAQVIHSMGKSLEEFEIVCFDSLNDHLGQPIFTHIKQDEKQMGELAVDMLISQLHGTAVPELNIIEHRMVMKNNR, from the coding sequence GTGGAATTGCATTTATACGAGCAGATATATGTCTCTATTGTACAAGAGATTAAAGAAGGTCGATTAAAAGAAGGAGACCGAGTCTCTTCTGAAAAAGAGTTGGCTGAAAAATTTGGCGTCAGTCGTATTACATCTAAAAAGGCTTTGGAGAAATTGGCGGATTCCGGGGTTATTAAACGAATACAAGGAAAAGGTTCATATGTGTCCGATGGTATAATTGGAGGACAAGAACCGAAGCACTATTCAGAGGTAAAAACGACCTTGGTGCCTGAGGATGATAAACGGTTGATCGGTTTTATTATACCGAATTTTTCTGACGAGTTTGGCCTACAACTTCTTAGATCGATGGAAAAGCGGAGTGCTGAGCATAATTATCAACTTATTATCAAGCGAACTTGCGGGGATCGGGATGAGGAAAAACGCGCGATCGACTTATTTATTGGTTTGGGCATCAAAGGATTAATCGTGACCCCCATTCATGGTCAACACTATAATTCGGAGCTGCTTCGACTTGTATTAGATCGGTTTCCAATTGTTTTGGTCGATAGATATCTAAAAGGAATTCCGGTTTGTTCGGTGTACACAGACAATAAGAAAGCAGCCATGGATCTTACGCGTCATCTGATTAGCAAAGGTCACAAAAAAATTGCCTTTTTATCTCCGCCGGAAGAGAACACTTCAACATTGGAGGAAAGGCTGCTCGGATATACGTTTGCCTTCACCCAAGAAGGAATGAACTTGAACAAAGATTATGTATTGACGAACTTGAAGGGCACCCTTCCCATGAACATAAACGGAACAGCGATTGAAAGTGATAAAGAAACAGTAATGCATTTTTTGAAACAAAACCCTGATGTAAAGGCGTTTGTCGCGTCGGAATTTCTAATAGCTACCATGCTGGCTCAAGTCATCCACTCGATGGGGAAATCTCTGGAGGAATTCGAGATTGTTTGTTTCGACTCCCTGAATGATCACTTGGGTCAACCCATCTTCACACATATTAAGCAGGATGAGAAGCAGATGGGTGAATTAGCAGTGGATATGCTAATCTCTCAGCTGCATGGAACAGCAGTTCCCGAGCTGAACATTATTGAACATCGTATGGTCATGAAAAATAACAGGTAG
- a CDS encoding RidA family protein codes for MTKQERKTIATSNAPGAIGPYSQAVQFGNMMITSGQLGMNAAGEFPDSISEQAKQSLTNVKAILEAADYAMEHVVKTTVFLKDMNDFQTVNEVYATFFAEPYPARSAVEVAKLPKGGLVEIEVIAVK; via the coding sequence ATGACAAAACAAGAGAGAAAAACAATTGCAACTTCAAACGCTCCAGGTGCTATCGGTCCTTACTCACAGGCTGTACAATTTGGGAATATGATGATTACTTCCGGGCAGCTTGGAATGAATGCAGCAGGAGAGTTTCCGGATTCTATATCGGAGCAAGCCAAGCAATCGCTAACTAATGTGAAGGCAATTTTGGAAGCGGCAGATTATGCCATGGAGCATGTAGTGAAAACGACGGTATTTCTAAAAGACATGAACGATTTCCAAACGGTTAATGAAGTCTATGCTACTTTCTTTGCGGAGCCTTATCCGGCACGTAGTGCCGTTGAGGTTGCGAAGCTGCCGAAGGGCGGACTTGTGGAGATTGAAGTGATCGCGGTAAAATAA
- a CDS encoding extracellular solute-binding protein, whose protein sequence is MTLKKWGSIALVCMMSVSMLAGCNSKDADSGSSKDKGAANGKVNASGFPIVNDTITVSGFAGKFFANADWNNLRLWKEYEKMSNVHIQWDTVQKDNLKEKRNLLLAGGAYPEMFYASAFSRSDLLKYGKQGAFIPLNDLIDQYAPNFKALMKKYPVIGKGITMPDGNIYGLPTLYDPEFKSVLYGTPWVKKEWLDKLGLQEPQTLDDFYTMLKAFKEKGPNGNGQKDEIAWGGVGTNGVVNYLRGSFGLNNHGTSNINIDTDPQTDKVRFIPTDPQYRELLQFVNKLYKDGLLEQDIVSVKSTEVDAKGMEGLIGVVDNVDPVAIYNQQGYVGMPVLKGPHGDQTYNAYGSPLGNIGMFVLTDKAQNPEAMIRWMDYFYSDEGIKTFFMGWKDETYKEDADGNVDYVDNIKNNPDGLNLDQAVGQYLIWPGGYYPGFVKQKYFKGAEGLPTSVENAKKAESHILPQDQIWPPFNFTQEEQRDLTTFQTDIETYVDEMRDKFITGNESFDNWDQYVAALQKMGVERYVAIYQSAADRYTQAD, encoded by the coding sequence ATGACGCTCAAAAAGTGGGGAAGTATCGCTCTGGTTTGTATGATGTCTGTTTCGATGCTGGCCGGGTGCAATTCCAAGGATGCTGATTCGGGAAGTAGCAAGGATAAAGGCGCTGCCAATGGCAAAGTCAATGCGAGCGGATTTCCGATCGTCAATGACACCATTACAGTGAGCGGATTTGCCGGAAAGTTTTTTGCCAATGCGGACTGGAATAATCTTAGACTCTGGAAAGAGTATGAGAAGATGTCCAATGTTCATATCCAGTGGGATACGGTGCAGAAGGATAATTTGAAGGAAAAACGCAATCTCCTGCTGGCAGGTGGCGCTTACCCGGAGATGTTCTACGCATCGGCGTTTTCCAGATCGGATCTGCTTAAATACGGCAAGCAGGGCGCATTCATTCCTCTAAATGATCTGATCGACCAATATGCGCCTAACTTTAAGGCTCTAATGAAGAAGTATCCGGTTATTGGCAAAGGGATTACGATGCCAGATGGCAATATATATGGGCTGCCAACCTTGTATGATCCGGAATTTAAGTCGGTTCTGTACGGAACACCTTGGGTGAAGAAAGAGTGGCTTGATAAATTAGGTTTGCAGGAACCGCAGACATTAGATGACTTCTATACTATGTTGAAAGCTTTTAAAGAAAAGGGCCCGAACGGCAACGGGCAAAAGGACGAGATTGCTTGGGGCGGGGTGGGAACGAATGGTGTGGTGAACTACCTGCGAGGTTCATTTGGGTTGAATAATCATGGCACCTCCAACATTAACATTGATACAGACCCTCAGACGGATAAAGTACGCTTTATTCCAACCGATCCCCAATACAGGGAGCTGCTGCAGTTCGTGAATAAGCTCTACAAGGACGGATTGCTCGAGCAGGATATTGTATCTGTTAAGAGTACCGAAGTGGATGCTAAGGGTATGGAAGGCCTGATCGGAGTCGTGGATAATGTCGATCCGGTTGCGATATACAATCAGCAAGGTTATGTTGGCATGCCCGTACTGAAGGGTCCTCATGGCGATCAGACATACAACGCCTATGGTTCTCCACTCGGTAATATCGGGATGTTTGTACTGACAGATAAAGCCCAAAATCCAGAGGCCATGATTCGCTGGATGGATTATTTCTACAGCGATGAGGGCATCAAGACATTCTTCATGGGCTGGAAAGATGAGACGTATAAAGAAGACGCAGACGGTAACGTAGACTATGTCGACAATATCAAAAACAACCCGGATGGCCTTAATCTGGACCAGGCAGTAGGTCAATACCTGATCTGGCCGGGTGGATACTACCCTGGTTTTGTGAAGCAGAAATACTTCAAGGGTGCTGAAGGTCTGCCAACTTCGGTTGAAAATGCCAAAAAAGCAGAGTCTCACATCTTACCACAAGATCAAATTTGGCCTCCATTTAATTTCACGCAGGAAGAGCAGCGGGATCTGACCACTTTCCAGACGGATATTGAAACGTATGTAGATGAAATGCGTGACAAATTCATTACTGGAAATGAATCCTTTGACAATTGGGATCAGTATGTGGCAGCTCTCCAAAAGATGGGTGTAGAACGATATGTAGCCATCTATCAATCAGCAGCAGACCGTTATACCCAAGCCGATTAG
- a CDS encoding Gfo/Idh/MocA family oxidoreductase: MSQMKAVLIGAGARGAGGYAPYALDYPHELTFIAVAEADPVRRARFAEKHGIPPEHCYASWEPLLAEPKLADIAVICTQDRMHYGPTMQALDKKYHVMLEKPMSPDPKECLEMEQAARDNDRLLTICHVLRYTPFWNTIKKVIQEGRIGEIVSIQLNENVGYWHIAHSFVRGNWNNSNTSSPMILSKSCHDMDVLSWLMDQPCLKVSSFGSLKHFHEGNAPEGSADRCLDCAVEPTCAYSAPRFYLSEQFRGWAGHFTQELTKPNIIQGLRDTDYGRCVYRSDNNVVDHQVVNMEFEGGATAMFSMCGFTFEQERRIQIMGTKGELRGEEDQITVYDFLTNQKTEITIPSQTSGHGGGDSGIVRNFMNEVRHYNGQESLTSAAASVRSHLIAFAAEKSRLNGGESIDLNEYARQLMVKEELSK; encoded by the coding sequence ATGAGTCAAATGAAAGCAGTCCTGATTGGAGCAGGTGCGAGGGGAGCGGGTGGTTATGCACCCTATGCACTTGATTATCCGCATGAGCTTACCTTCATTGCGGTTGCCGAAGCTGATCCAGTGAGAAGAGCAAGATTTGCTGAGAAGCACGGGATTCCGCCGGAACACTGTTATGCGTCGTGGGAGCCCCTGTTGGCTGAACCTAAGCTGGCTGATATTGCGGTTATTTGTACGCAGGACAGAATGCATTATGGCCCAACCATGCAGGCTTTAGATAAGAAGTATCATGTCATGCTGGAGAAGCCGATGTCACCTGATCCAAAGGAATGTCTTGAGATGGAACAAGCGGCCAGAGATAATGACCGGCTGCTGACGATCTGCCATGTGCTGCGGTACACACCGTTCTGGAATACAATCAAGAAGGTGATACAAGAAGGGCGTATCGGAGAAATTGTCTCCATTCAGCTGAATGAGAACGTGGGTTACTGGCATATTGCCCACAGCTTTGTGCGGGGAAATTGGAACAATTCCAACACATCCAGCCCGATGATCCTGTCCAAGTCTTGCCATGATATGGACGTATTATCCTGGCTCATGGATCAGCCTTGTCTCAAGGTCAGTTCGTTCGGATCTCTTAAACATTTTCATGAAGGCAATGCACCGGAAGGTTCCGCTGATCGATGCTTGGATTGTGCTGTAGAACCAACCTGCGCGTACTCTGCACCAAGATTTTATTTGAGTGAACAGTTCAGGGGTTGGGCAGGACATTTTACACAGGAGCTGACGAAGCCGAATATCATACAGGGCTTGCGTGATACCGATTACGGTCGGTGTGTATACCGGAGTGACAATAATGTGGTAGATCATCAGGTCGTGAATATGGAATTTGAAGGTGGAGCTACGGCCATGTTCAGTATGTGCGGGTTTACATTTGAGCAGGAACGTAGAATCCAGATCATGGGGACGAAAGGAGAACTTCGTGGTGAGGAAGATCAAATTACCGTGTACGACTTTTTGACGAACCAAAAAACAGAAATCACAATCCCTTCTCAAACCAGCGGCCATGGTGGGGGAGACAGCGGCATTGTGAGGAATTTTATGAATGAGGTGCGTCACTATAACGGCCAGGAAAGCCTGACATCGGCTGCAGCTTCCGTCCGGAGTCACCTGATCGCATTCGCAGCTGAAAAGTCGCGGCTGAACGGGGGCGAGTCTATCGATTTGAATGAATATGCCCGTCAGCTTATGGTGAAGGAAGAGCTATCTAAATAA
- a CDS encoding IS110 family transposase, with the protein MEPVVGVDVAKGSSVVQAFRKRNEPYGKAVEIIHEKNGFERFSVMLDTLQAETGLAPVVVLEATGHYHRALVSYLERSGYTYYMVNPLQSKRAKGAQLRKVKTDALDAWHLAEMYYRGDVKPHRTWDETYTELQHLTRQHEFVTGIFVQAKLNSRALLEQVFPRYEGLFSNVFSVTSLTILARCLEEGTADWIEIIQGGTRKSRSQQWAIEKVGKLEEMLCDWKKTRRSPSQSQALLGMVTLLLTIIGQLEGLEKQMEEIAASLPEVELVKSIPGIGMKLAAAIVAELGDVKQFSDAKQLVAFAGLDPGIFSSGKFTATSTRITKRGSKRLRRSLYLAVQCGMRKNANARIHSYYEKKRNEGKPYKVVVIACANKLLHHIFAILQKGQPYQA; encoded by the coding sequence ATGGAACCTGTTGTCGGTGTGGATGTTGCCAAAGGTTCGAGTGTAGTTCAAGCGTTTAGGAAGAGAAATGAACCGTATGGCAAAGCAGTAGAGATTATACATGAAAAGAATGGATTCGAACGTTTCTCGGTCATGCTAGACACGCTTCAGGCCGAAACGGGCTTGGCGCCCGTGGTGGTTCTGGAAGCGACAGGGCATTACCATCGCGCATTGGTTTCGTACTTGGAACGAAGTGGCTACACCTACTATATGGTGAATCCGTTGCAGTCCAAACGAGCCAAGGGAGCCCAGCTACGCAAAGTCAAAACGGATGCACTGGATGCTTGGCATCTGGCAGAGATGTACTACCGTGGCGACGTGAAGCCGCACCGGACCTGGGATGAGACGTATACGGAGTTGCAACATTTGACACGGCAGCATGAATTCGTTACAGGAATCTTTGTGCAGGCAAAACTGAACAGTAGAGCCCTATTGGAGCAAGTGTTTCCGAGGTACGAAGGGTTATTTTCGAATGTGTTTTCGGTAACGTCATTGACGATACTAGCCCGTTGTTTAGAGGAAGGTACAGCGGATTGGATTGAAATTATTCAAGGAGGCACACGAAAATCTCGTTCCCAGCAGTGGGCGATTGAAAAAGTCGGAAAACTGGAGGAAATGCTGTGTGACTGGAAAAAAACTCGGCGTAGTCCGTCTCAAAGCCAGGCTCTTCTCGGGATGGTCACGTTATTGCTGACAATAATCGGGCAACTGGAGGGGCTCGAAAAGCAAATGGAGGAAATAGCGGCAAGCCTACCCGAAGTTGAACTTGTGAAAAGCATCCCGGGAATTGGAATGAAATTGGCGGCAGCTATTGTAGCTGAACTAGGTGATGTAAAACAGTTTAGTGATGCGAAGCAACTTGTGGCGTTTGCAGGCCTTGACCCAGGGATTTTCAGTTCAGGAAAGTTCACAGCGACCAGTACACGAATCACGAAACGAGGCTCTAAAAGGCTCAGACGATCGCTGTATTTAGCGGTGCAATGCGGAATGCGGAAGAATGCAAATGCAAGAATCCATTCGTACTACGAGAAAAAAAGAAACGAGGGCAAGCCCTACAAGGTGGTTGTGATCGCTTGCGCGAACAAGCTGTTGCATCACATTTTCGCCATCTTGCAGAAGGGGCAGCCCTACCAAGCGTAA
- a CDS encoding ABC transporter substrate-binding protein: MRRSKKFAFPILVYFLAMSLLVTACSTKGDSSDQAGEGNTTVTMWHGLTSIDLDNLNKVVKAFEEKNPTIKMKLVYTESSEGSDQKLLTAVAGGNPPDVALFDRFKVGTWAAQGSLTDLSSMAAESGILKEMYYPFAWEESSYQGKLYAMPMDTDSRLLFYNKDHFTEVGLDPNKPPQTIAELETAAEKLTIKEGKRFKRIGFIPWYSQGWLYTWGWTFGGEFQDAATGKITANDPKVVEALQWMTDFGKKYNVEDIAGFTSAAGTEEMDPFISGQVSMKISGNFTVKGIEKFKPDLNYGVAPIPTPTGTNFTTWSGGGSAIIPKGAKNVAAAWKFLEFLGKEEGQTLLNADSQISVIDSVNDKYGYKDDPIMKEFINILPNSHNRPVIPEGQLLWNELASATEKATRGNGTPKENLDRVTETINKALEKYDK, from the coding sequence ATGAGGAGATCCAAAAAATTCGCATTTCCAATTCTTGTTTACTTTCTGGCTATGTCACTACTTGTAACCGCTTGCTCAACGAAGGGGGACTCAAGCGATCAGGCCGGAGAGGGGAATACAACGGTTACGATGTGGCATGGTCTTACCTCCATTGATTTAGATAATTTGAATAAAGTCGTGAAGGCATTTGAAGAGAAAAATCCTACCATCAAAATGAAATTGGTTTATACAGAATCCAGCGAGGGATCCGATCAGAAGCTGCTGACTGCAGTCGCAGGCGGCAATCCTCCTGACGTTGCACTTTTTGACCGGTTTAAGGTCGGTACTTGGGCTGCGCAAGGTTCTTTGACTGACTTATCCTCGATGGCAGCAGAATCTGGAATTCTTAAGGAAATGTATTATCCATTTGCTTGGGAGGAGTCCAGTTATCAAGGAAAGCTTTATGCAATGCCGATGGATACGGACTCTCGCCTGCTATTTTACAATAAGGATCATTTCACAGAAGTAGGGCTGGATCCCAACAAGCCACCACAAACGATCGCCGAGCTTGAAACGGCCGCCGAAAAGTTAACCATCAAGGAAGGTAAACGTTTCAAACGGATCGGGTTCATCCCATGGTATTCGCAAGGCTGGTTGTATACTTGGGGATGGACATTTGGAGGAGAATTCCAGGATGCTGCCACCGGCAAAATTACCGCCAATGATCCTAAAGTCGTTGAAGCGCTGCAATGGATGACCGACTTCGGCAAAAAATACAACGTCGAGGATATTGCCGGATTCACAAGCGCAGCTGGCACGGAGGAAATGGATCCGTTCATTTCCGGTCAAGTCAGCATGAAGATAAGTGGAAACTTCACGGTGAAGGGTATCGAAAAATTTAAGCCGGATTTAAATTACGGTGTTGCACCAATACCGACCCCAACAGGTACTAATTTTACGACATGGTCGGGAGGCGGGTCCGCTATTATCCCTAAAGGCGCCAAGAACGTTGCTGCTGCTTGGAAATTCCTCGAATTCTTAGGGAAAGAAGAGGGGCAAACATTATTAAACGCTGACTCTCAAATTTCCGTTATCGATTCGGTTAACGACAAATACGGTTACAAGGACGATCCGATTATGAAGGAATTTATTAATATTTTGCCCAATTCACACAACCGGCCAGTTATTCCTGAAGGACAGCTGTTGTGGAATGAGTTAGCTTCCGCTACGGAAAAGGCTACCCGCGGAAACGGTACTCCGAAAGAGAACCTGGATAGAGTAACAGAGACTATTAATAAGGCTTTAGAAAAATACGACAAATAG
- a CDS encoding carbohydrate ABC transporter permease codes for MLVESRGDRIFNIVNHFLLIIITLIVIYPLVFVLSASFSDPQAVLRGEMFLWPKGINLHSYEKIFQNKDILRGYTNTLIYTSVGTLINLVMTILAAYPLSRKDFIGRNAIMALFVFTMFFSGGLIPTYMLIKNLGMLNTFWVMIIPNAVSIWNIIIMRTFFQQSIPNELHEAATIDGCSNIQTLTRIILPLSMPIIAVTILFYAVGHWNAFFNAMLYLSDKDKFPLQLILREILIQGQTNDMVKMSTESAIKQQREVEGIKYAVLVVANIPVLLLYPFLQRYFVKGVMIGAIKG; via the coding sequence ATGCTTGTTGAATCTAGAGGAGATCGTATTTTTAATATAGTTAACCATTTTTTGTTAATTATAATTACGCTTATCGTAATCTACCCGCTTGTTTTTGTGTTAAGTGCTTCGTTCAGTGATCCGCAGGCCGTCCTGCGTGGTGAAATGTTCCTATGGCCCAAGGGAATCAATCTCCATTCTTACGAGAAGATTTTTCAGAACAAAGATATCCTCAGAGGTTATACCAATACACTGATCTATACATCAGTGGGGACGCTGATTAATCTCGTTATGACGATTCTGGCGGCATATCCGCTATCTCGAAAGGATTTTATAGGCCGCAATGCCATCATGGCCCTGTTTGTTTTCACGATGTTCTTCAGTGGCGGACTAATTCCAACCTATATGCTAATCAAAAACCTTGGCATGTTAAACACATTTTGGGTCATGATCATTCCGAATGCCGTTTCGATCTGGAACATCATCATTATGCGGACATTCTTCCAGCAATCGATTCCAAATGAGTTGCATGAGGCGGCCACGATTGATGGCTGCTCCAATATCCAAACGTTAACCCGGATTATCCTGCCATTATCCATGCCCATTATCGCGGTGACGATTCTGTTCTATGCTGTTGGGCACTGGAACGCCTTCTTTAACGCAATGTTGTATCTGTCAGACAAGGACAAGTTTCCACTTCAACTCATTTTGCGGGAAATTCTGATTCAAGGGCAGACGAACGATATGGTCAAAATGTCAACCGAGTCTGCGATTAAACAGCAAAGGGAAGTGGAAGGGATCAAATATGCTGTACTCGTCGTTGCCAACATACCGGTGCTCCTGCTTTATCCTTTCCTGCAAAGATATTTTGTTAAAGGCGTAATGATTGGTGCCATTAAGGGATGA
- a CDS encoding ABC transporter permease codes for MANTTVQPAMNAVHEKKRRRRQKWNPILRNWQLYLLISPVVAYYIVFQYLPMYGIQIAFKDFIATKGIWGSPWIGVEHFERFFHSYYFWRLIKNTLGLGLYSLAVGFPVPIILALLMNEVRAEKFKKFVQTITYAPHFLSTVVVVGMMMMFLSPRYGIINHFIGMFGGNPINFLSEPSWFKTLFVMSDVWQTMGWSSIIYLAALAGVDSQLHEAARVDGATRLQRIWHINIPSIMPTIIILFILNIGSIMGIGFEKVLLMQNTLNLETSDIISTYVYRSGIQDAEYSFSAAIGLFNSIINFILLVTVNQISKRMSETSLW; via the coding sequence ATGGCCAATACAACTGTACAACCTGCAATGAATGCAGTACATGAAAAGAAGAGAAGAAGACGTCAAAAGTGGAACCCCATTTTACGAAATTGGCAGCTTTATTTGTTAATCTCGCCAGTTGTTGCTTATTACATTGTCTTTCAGTACTTGCCGATGTATGGCATTCAAATCGCATTTAAGGATTTCATTGCAACGAAGGGAATCTGGGGAAGTCCCTGGATCGGTGTTGAACATTTTGAACGTTTTTTTCACAGTTATTACTTCTGGAGATTAATTAAAAATACGCTTGGTCTTGGGTTGTACAGCTTGGCGGTAGGTTTTCCAGTACCTATCATTTTGGCGCTTCTGATGAATGAGGTAAGGGCGGAAAAGTTTAAAAAATTTGTTCAGACCATAACCTATGCGCCGCACTTTCTATCAACTGTCGTGGTCGTAGGCATGATGATGATGTTTTTATCGCCGCGATACGGAATCATTAATCACTTCATTGGTATGTTTGGTGGCAATCCCATTAATTTCTTGTCTGAACCATCCTGGTTCAAGACCTTGTTTGTGATGTCGGATGTATGGCAGACCATGGGCTGGAGCTCAATTATTTATTTGGCGGCATTAGCCGGCGTGGACTCTCAACTTCATGAAGCAGCGCGTGTGGATGGGGCAACCCGCTTGCAGCGGATATGGCATATTAATATACCGAGTATTATGCCGACAATTATCATTTTGTTCATTTTAAATATCGGAAGCATCATGGGTATTGGTTTCGAGAAGGTCCTGCTGATGCAGAACACACTGAATTTGGAAACCTCGGACATTATCTCTACCTACGTCTACCGGAGCGGGATACAAGATGCTGAATACAGCTTCTCGGCGGCAATTGGTCTGTTTAACTCCATCATCAATTTCATCTTATTAGTTACTGTTAACCAGATCTCAAAACGTATGAGTGAAACGAGCCTATGGTAA